DNA from Longimicrobium sp.:
GTTTGGGCGTCTAAGCGCCCAACACGCCCGAGAAACGTAATGCGTGAGTGCGTGAGTGCGTGAGTGCGTGAGTGCGTGAGTGCGTGAGTGCGTGAGTGCAGAAGTGCGTCGGTCCCGCGCCGGGACCAACGCACTCGCGCACTTCCGCACTCACGCACTTCGTCCGTCGCACTCGGCGCTCAGCACCGATCAGTACGGGCTCGCCTCGTAGTTGTCGATCTGCGCGCGCTGCAGCTTCCCGCTGTAGTCCAGGTAGCAGACCTTGGTCTCCGAATAGAACTCGTACACCTCCCAGCCGCCCTCGCGGTGGCCGTTGCCGGTCTGCTTCACCCCGCCGAAGGGGAGGTGCGCCTCGGCGCCGATGGTGGGCGCGTTGACGTAGGTGATCCCGTTCTCGAGCTCCTGGAAGGCGCGGAACGACAGGTTCACGTCGCGCGTGTACAGCGAGCTGCTGAGGCCGTACTTCACCTCGTTGTTGATGCGGAACGCCTCGTCGCCGTCCTTCACGCGGATCACCGACAGCACGGGGCCGAAGATCTCCTCCGTGGCCATCCGCGAGCCCGGCCTGATGCCGGTGAAAATGGTCGGCTGGAAGAAGAAGCCGTCGTCGAGCCCGTCGCCCTTCGCGCGCTCGCCCCCGAGGACCAGGGTGCCCTCCTGCCTGCCGATCTCCACGTACTGCTCGACCTTGGCCAGCGAGTCGGCGTTGATCAGCGGCCCCACGTCGACGCCGTCGTCGTTGCCGTAGCCCAGCTTGAGCGCCTTCGCGCGCTCGGTCAGCCGCTCCACGAAGCGGTCGTGGATGCCGTCCTGCAGGATCAGCCGGCTCGTCGCCGTGCAGCGCTGGCCGGTGGTGCCGAACGCGCCCCACAGCACGCCGTCGATCGCCAGGTCCAGGTCGGCGTCGTCCATCACGATCTGCGCGTTCTTGCCGCCCATCTCCAGCGACAGCCGCTTGTGCATCTCGCCGCACACCCGGCCGATGATCTTCCCCGTCTCCGTCGAGCCCGTGAAGGAGATGACGGGGATGTCGGGGTGCGAGACGATGTGCGCGCCCACCTCGTCGCCGAAGCCGTGGACCAGGTTCACCACGCCCTTGGGGATCCCTGCCTCTTCCAGGATCTCGACCAGGAG
Protein-coding regions in this window:
- a CDS encoding aldehyde dehydrogenase family protein; its protein translation is MAETFRNFIGGEWVEPSTGQYFENRNPARQSDLIGMWPRSGREDVDRAAAAAKAAFDGWRLTPAPERGGILKRVGDLLVERKDDVARAATREMGKVWAETKGDVQEGIDTAYYAATMGRQLFGHTVPSELRNKWAMSYRRPIGVCGLITPFNFPLAIPTWKMFPALVCGNTVVIKPGEDVPHTVQLLVEILEEAGIPKGVVNLVHGFGDEVGAHIVSHPDIPVISFTGSTETGKIIGRVCGEMHKRLSLEMGGKNAQIVMDDADLDLAIDGVLWGAFGTTGQRCTATSRLILQDGIHDRFVERLTERAKALKLGYGNDDGVDVGPLINADSLAKVEQYVEIGRQEGTLVLGGERAKGDGLDDGFFFQPTIFTGIRPGSRMATEEIFGPVLSVIRVKDGDEAFRINNEVKYGLSSSLYTRDVNLSFRAFQELENGITYVNAPTIGAEAHLPFGGVKQTGNGHREGGWEVYEFYSETKVCYLDYSGKLQRAQIDNYEASPY